Proteins from a single region of Strix aluco isolate bStrAlu1 chromosome 18, bStrAlu1.hap1, whole genome shotgun sequence:
- the SNAP29 gene encoding synaptosomal-associated protein 29 isoform X1: protein MSALPKSYNPFAEEEEEEAAAWQPARGSGEASGAERQRYLQQEVLRRSAATADSTARSLSLLYESERIGVAASEELVRQGEALKRTEQMVDKMDQDLKTSQRHINSIKSVWGGLVNYFKAKPPESKPEQNGTPEYYANSRLKEAMMSSKEQESKYQETHPNLRKLDNSADNDFNKADVVSSVQRDSYPKNQHLRAYHQKIDNNLDEMSSGLSRLKNLALGLQTEIDEQDDMLDRLTKKVETLDVNIKSTDKKVRQL from the exons ATGTCGGCCCTCCCGAAGAGCTACAACCCCTtcgccgaggaggaggaggaggaggcggcggcgtgGCAGCCGGCGAGGGGCAGCGGGGAGGCGAGCGGCGCCGAGCGGCAGCGGTACCTGCAGCAGGAGGTGCTGCGTCGCTCCGCCGCCACCGCCGACAGCACCGCCCGCTCCCTCTCGCTCCTCTACGAGTCCGAGCGGATCGGTGTGGCCGCCTCCGAG GAGCTTGTACGTCAAGGAGAAGCACTGAAGCGCACAGAACAGATGGTAGATAAAATGGACCAGGACTTGAAGACTAGTCAAAGGCACATAAACAGCATTAAGAGTGTTTGGGGGGGCTTGGTAAACTACTTCAAAGCCAAACCTCCAGAGAGCAAGCCAGAGCAGAATGGAACCCCTGAATATTATGCTAACAGTAG ATTAAAAGAAGCAATGATGTCTAGCAAAGAACAAGAGTCAAAATACCAAGAAACTCATCCAAATTTAAGGAAGCTGGATAATTCAG CAGACAATGATTTCAACAAAGCAGATGTAGTTTCTTCGGTGCAAAGGGATTCCTATCCAAAGAACCAACACCTGCGAGCTTACCACCAGAAAATTGATAACAACTTAG ATGAGATGTCTTCTGGGTTGAGTCGTCTGAAAAACCTAGCCCTTGGTCTGCAGACAGAAATAGATGAGCAAGATGATATGCTCGATCGGCTAACAAAAAAAGTAGAGACACTGGACGTCAATATTAAAAGCACTGATAAAAAAGTCCGAcaactttaa
- the SNAP29 gene encoding synaptosomal-associated protein 29 isoform X2 encodes MSALPKSYNPFAEEEEEEAAAWQPARGSGEASGAERQRYLQQEVLRRSAATADSTARSLSLLYESERIGVAASEELVRQGEALKRTEQMVDKMDQDLKTSQRHINSIKSVWGGLVNYFKAKPPESKPEQNGTPEYYANSRLKEAMMSSKEQESKYQETHPNLRKLDNSDNDFNKADVVSSVQRDSYPKNQHLRAYHQKIDNNLDEMSSGLSRLKNLALGLQTEIDEQDDMLDRLTKKVETLDVNIKSTDKKVRQL; translated from the exons ATGTCGGCCCTCCCGAAGAGCTACAACCCCTtcgccgaggaggaggaggaggaggcggcggcgtgGCAGCCGGCGAGGGGCAGCGGGGAGGCGAGCGGCGCCGAGCGGCAGCGGTACCTGCAGCAGGAGGTGCTGCGTCGCTCCGCCGCCACCGCCGACAGCACCGCCCGCTCCCTCTCGCTCCTCTACGAGTCCGAGCGGATCGGTGTGGCCGCCTCCGAG GAGCTTGTACGTCAAGGAGAAGCACTGAAGCGCACAGAACAGATGGTAGATAAAATGGACCAGGACTTGAAGACTAGTCAAAGGCACATAAACAGCATTAAGAGTGTTTGGGGGGGCTTGGTAAACTACTTCAAAGCCAAACCTCCAGAGAGCAAGCCAGAGCAGAATGGAACCCCTGAATATTATGCTAACAGTAG ATTAAAAGAAGCAATGATGTCTAGCAAAGAACAAGAGTCAAAATACCAAGAAACTCATCCAAATTTAAGGAAGCTGGATAATTCAG ACAATGATTTCAACAAAGCAGATGTAGTTTCTTCGGTGCAAAGGGATTCCTATCCAAAGAACCAACACCTGCGAGCTTACCACCAGAAAATTGATAACAACTTAG ATGAGATGTCTTCTGGGTTGAGTCGTCTGAAAAACCTAGCCCTTGGTCTGCAGACAGAAATAGATGAGCAAGATGATATGCTCGATCGGCTAACAAAAAAAGTAGAGACACTGGACGTCAATATTAAAAGCACTGATAAAAAAGTCCGAcaactttaa